One part of the Aspergillus luchuensis IFO 4308 DNA, chromosome 5, nearly complete sequence genome encodes these proteins:
- the kgd1 gene encoding alpha-ketoglutarate dehydrogenase KGD1 (BUSCO:EOG09260AZA;~COG:G;~EggNog:ENOG410PFJN;~InterPro:IPR005475,IPR011603,IPR032106,IPR029061, IPR001017,IPR031717,IPR042179;~PFAM:PF02779,PF00676,PF16078,PF16870;~go_function: GO:0004591 - oxoglutarate dehydrogenase (succinyl-transferring) activity [Evidence IEA];~go_function: GO:0016624 - oxidoreductase activity, acting on the aldehyde or oxo group of donors, disulfide as acceptor [Evidence IEA];~go_function: GO:0030976 - thiamine pyrophosphate binding [Evidence IEA];~go_process: GO:0006099 - tricarboxylic acid cycle [Evidence IEA];~go_process: GO:0055114 - oxidation-reduction process [Evidence IEA]), protein MFRSTAVKATSGLRSPACSSCKRSLSLAATARSAANGSKLGLTARRPLALVDRLSKRHYAAPAEGVDANDSFLSGNTANYIDEMYVAWKRDPSSVHISWQTYFKNMEEGNMPVSQAFQPPPTLVPTPTGGVPQEMPGAGLSFAAGTDVTNHLKVQLLVRAYQARGHHKAKIDPLGIRGEAEAFGYNKPKELELDHYGFTERDLDQEFNLGPGILPRFATEGRKKMTLREIISTCEKIYCGSYGVEYIHIPDRKPCDWIRDRFEVPEPYKYSVDDKRRILDRLIWSHSFESFLATKFPNDKRFGLEGCETLVPGMKALIDRSVDYGIKDIVIGMPHRGRLNVLSNVVRKPNESIFSEFAGSAEPSDEGSGDVKYHLGMNFERPTPSGKRVQLSLVANPSHLEAEDPVVLGKTRSIQHYNKDEQNFDSAMGVLLHGDAAFAAQGIVYETMGFHSLPAYSTGGTIHIVVNNQIGFTTDPRFARSTPYCSDIAKSIDAPVFHVNADDVEAVNYVCQVAADWRAEFKRDVVIDIVCYRKQGHNETDQPSFTQPLMYKRIAQQKSQLDKYVNKLIEEGTFTKEDIDEHKKWVWGMLNDSFDRSKDYQPTSKEWLTSAWNGFKTPKELATEVLPHLPTGVEGPLLKNVAEKISGGGSPEGFTLHKNLKRILANRKKAVDEGQGIDWATAEALAFGSLVSEGYHVRVSGQDVERGTFSQRHAVLHDQETEGTYTPLQNISENQGSFVISNSSLSEFGALGFEYGYSLTSPNALVMWEAQFGDFANNAQCIIDQFIAAGESKWLQRSGLVVSLPHGYDGQGPEHSSGRMERWLQLCNEEPRVFPEGDKLDRQHQDCNMQIVCMTSPANLFHVLRRQIHRQFRKPLVIFFSKSLLRHPIARSDIEGFTGDSHFQWIIPDPAHGKEIDEPEKIERVILCSGQVYAALTKHREAHGIRNTAITRVEQLHPFPWAQLKENLDSYPNARNIVWAQEEPLNAGAWSYTQPRIETLLNETEHHNRRHVLYAGRAPSASVATGLKSVHLKEEQEFLNDAFTVHQERLKGE, encoded by the exons ATGTTTCGTTCCACTGCCGTAAAGGCCACCAGCGGCCTGCGCAGTCCGGCCTGCTCTTCTTGCAAGAGATCCCTCTCTCTTGCTGCTACTGCCAGATCTGCTGCCAACGGCTCAAAGCTTGGCTTGACCGCCAGACGTCCTCTCGCTCTCGTCGACCGGTTGTCCAAGAGGCACTATGCTGCGCCCGCTGAGGGTGTG GATGCCAATgactctttcctctccgGAAACACCGCCAACTACATCGATGAGATGTACGTCGCATGGAAGAGAGATCCCTCCAGCGTGCACATCTCATGGCAAACGTATTTCAAGAACATGGAGGAGGGCAACATGCCCGTCTCCCAGGCTTTCCAGCCTCCTCCGACTCTCGTCCCTACCCCTACCGGTGGTGTTCCTCAGGAGATGCCCGGCGCAGGCCTGTCTTTCGCGGCCGGTACCGATGTCACGAATCACCTGAAGGTTCAGCTCCTTGTCCGTGCCTACCAGGCTCGTGGTCACCACAAGGCCAAGATCGATCCTCTTGGTATCCGCGGTGAGGCCGAGGCCTTCGGTTACAACAAGCCCAAGGAGCTTGAGCTGGACCACTACGGATTCACTGAGCGCGATCTGGACCAGGAGTTCAACCTTGGACCCGGTATCTTGCCCCGCTTCGCCACTGAGGGACGCAAGAAGATGACCCTGCGCGAGATCATTTCCACTTGCGAGAAGATCTACTGCGGCTCCTACGGTGTGGAgtacatccacatccccgACCGTAAGCCCTGCGACTGGATTCGCGATCGCTTCGAGGTTCCCGAGCCCTACAAGTACTCTGTCGATGACAAGCGCCGTATCCTCGACCGTCTGATCTGGTCCCACAGCTTCGAGTCCTTCCTTGCGACCAAGTTCCCCAACGACAAGCGTTTCGGTCTGGAGGGTTGTGAGACCCTTGTGCCCGGTATGAAAGCCCTCATCGACCGCAGCGTCGACTACGGTATCAAGGACATCGTCATCGGTATGCCTCACCGTGGTCGTCTGAACGTCCTCTCCAACGTCGTCCGTAAGCCCAACGAGTCCATCTTCAGTGAATTCGCTGGTTCCGCCGAGCCCTCCGATGAGGGATCCGGTGATGTCAAGTACCACTTGGGTATGAACTTCGAGCGCCCTACCCCCTCGGGTAAGCGTGTCCAGCTTTCTCTGGTCGCCAACCCCTCTCACTTGGAGGCTGAGGACCCGGTCGTTCTCGGAAAGACTCGCTCCATCCAGCACTACAACAAGGATGAGCAGAACTTCGACTCCGCCATGGGTGTGCTGTTGCACGGTGATGCCGCTTTTGCCGCCCAGGGTATCGTCTACGAGACCATGGGTTTCCACTCTCTCCCCGCCTACTCTACCGGTGGTACCATCCACATCGTTGTGAACAACCAGATCGGTTTCACCACTGACCCCCGTTTCGCCCGCTCCACCCCTTACTGCTCGGACATTGCCAAGTCCATTGACGCTCCTGTCTTCCACGTGAACGCTGATGACGTTGAGGCGGTCAACTACGTCTGCCAGGTTGCTGCCGACTGGCGTGCCGAGTTCAAGCGTGACGTTGTCATCGACATCGTCTGCTACCGTAAGCAGGGTCACAACGAGACCGACCAGCCCTCTTTCACCCAGCCTCTGATGTACAAGCGCATTGCTCAGCAGAAGAGCCAGCTTGACAAGTACGTTAACAAGCTGATCGAGGAGGGTACCTTCACCAAGGAGGACATCGATGAGCACAAGAAGTGGGTCTGGGGCATGCTGAACGACAGCTTCGACCGCAGCAAGGACTACCAGCCCACCAGCAAGGAGTGGCTCACCTCCGCCTGGAACGGTTTCAAGACCCCCAAGGAGCTTGCCACTGAGGTTCTGCCTCACCTCCCCACTGGAGTTGAGGGTCCTCTGCTGAAGAACGTTGCTGAGAAGAtcagcggtggtggtagccCCGAGGGCTTCACCCTGCACAAGAACCTCAAGCGTATCTTGGCTAACCGCAAGAAGGCTGTCGATGAGGGTCAGGGCATTGACTGGGCTACTGCTGAGGCTCTTGCTTTCGGCTCCCTTGTGTCCGAGGGTTACCACGTCCGTGTCTCCGGTCAGGATGTCGAGCGTGGTACTTTCTCCCAGCGTCACGCTGTCCTGCACGACCAGGAGACTGAGGGCACCTACACTCCTCTCCAGAACATCTCTGAGAACCAGGGAAGCTTCGTtatctccaactcctccctcaGTGAATTCGGAGC TCTTGGTTTCGAGTACGGTTACTCCCTGACCTCCCCCAACGCCCTCGTCATGTGGGAGGCTCAGTTCGGTGACTTTGCCAACAACGCTCAGTGTATCATTGATCAGTTCATCGCTGCTGGAGAGTCCAAGTGGCTGCAGCGCTCTGGTCTTGTTGTTTCCCTGCCCCACGGTTACGATGGTCAGGGTCCTGAGCACTCCTCCGGTAGAATGGAGCGTTGGTTGCAGCTTTGCAATGAGGAGCCCCGTGTCTTCCCCGAGGGTGACAAGCTCGACCGCCAGCACCAGGACTGCAACATGCAGATCGTCTGCATGACCAGCCCTGCCAACCTGTTCCACGTTCTGCGTCGCCAGATCCACCGCCAGTTCCGCAAGC CCCTcgtgatcttcttctccaagtctCTGCTCCGCCACCCTATTGCTCGCTCTGACATTGAGGGCTTCACTGGTGACTCTCACTTCCAGTGGATCATCCCCGACCCCGCCCACGGCAAGGAGATCGACGAGCCTGAGAAGATTGAGCGTGTCATCCTGTGCTCTGGCCAGGTCTACGCTGCTCTTACCAAGCACCGTGAAGCCCACGGCATCCGCAACACTGCCATCACCCGTGTTGAGCAGCTGCACCCCTTCCCTTGGGctcagctgaaggagaaCCTGGATAGCTACCCCAACGCCCGCAACATCGTCTGGGCCCAAGAGGAGCCTCTGAACGCCGGTGCCTGGAGCTACACCCAGCCCCGTATCGAGACTCTGCTGAACGAGACTGAGCACCACAACCGCCGTCACGTTCTGTACGCCGGTCGCGCTCCCAGCGCTTCCGTCGCCACTGGTCTCAAGTCTGTCCATctcaaggaggagcaggagttCCTCAACGATGCTTTCACTGTTCACCAGGAGCGCCTCAAGGGCGAGTAA
- a CDS encoding glycosyltransferase family 69 protein (CAZy:GT69;~COG:S;~EggNog:ENOG410PHXT;~InterPro:IPR021047) yields the protein MVLIRIQVDDVIRLLDTNDGVYAAACSLDFSKPPLYYDTFALRDSNGDEHVMQKWPYFRSAASRNALLALSPVPVKSCWNGMVAMPIEPFVSTPPLRFRAISDSLALSHLEGSECCLIHADNPLSKQDGVYLNPNVRVGYNAAAYEAVHPTGAWLSLQHVTLALWENRLRRWFTTPFFKKLVVRKRIAGWHDDHLDEQEPGDFCLINEMQVLVSNGWAHV from the exons ATGGTTCTGATCCGAATCCAA GTGGATGATGTTATCCGGTTACTTGATACAAATGACGGTGTCTACGCCGCCGCTTGCTCGCTGGACTTTTCCAAACCGCCGCTCTATTATGACACATTTGCCTTGCGCGATTCGAACGGCGACGAGCATGTAATGCAGAAGTGGCCATACTTCCGGTCTGCAGCATCACGCAATGCACTGCTTGCCCTGTCTCCTGTGCCTGTCAAGAGTTGCTGGAACGGAATGG TTGCTATGCCTATAGAGCCTTTTGTTTCCACTCCTCCGCTACGGTTTCGCGCTATCTCCGATTCTCTGGCGCTTTCACATCTCGAGGGTTCTGAATGCTGCTTGATTCATGCGGATAACCCTCTCTCCAAGCAAGACGGGGTTTACTTGAACCCTAACGTTCGTGTCGGCTATAACGCTGCCGCCTATGAAGCTGTTCACCCTACAGGGGCCTGGTTATCGCTGCAACATGTGACATTAGCTCTTTGGGAGAACCGACTCCGACGCTGGTTTACAACACCATTCTTCAAAAAGCTGGTTGTCCGCAAGAGGATTGCTGGATGGCATGATGACCATCTTGATGAGCAAGAACCTGGTGACTTCTGTTTGATCAATGAGATGCAGGTGCTTGTCTCTAATGGTTGGGCACACGTCTGA
- a CDS encoding uncharacterized protein (COG:S;~EggNog:ENOG410PXC4;~InterPro:IPR011009,IPR002575;~PFAM:PF01636) gives MSDEKIELPRIAEIEASTDILSDPCRSIKVVRVKERFAVKLGFSISPQEAENMRFVAANSKVRVPRVYDDFVDPETQKRYNIMEYIPGTDLQKLTPSLSEDQKKKVSKRIREALDELRRIPSQGYLGNLNRTAYYEGILSTPLDRDPSISGPFDNEEQFNQGILKCLGRRESRHYVRLLDGAIQRTLKGHRIVFTLADLQPKNIMVEEQKGVCEDESPDY, from the coding sequence ATGTCCGACGAGAAAATCGAGCTCCCTCGTATTGCCGAGATCGAAGCATCAACCGATATTCTCAGCGACCCCTGCAGATCCATCAAAGTGGTCCGAGTAAAAGAGCGCTTCGCAGTCAAACTCGGCTTCTCCATCTCACCGCAAGAGGCAGAAAACATGAGATTCGTTGCTGCCAACAGCAAAGTCCGCGTCCCAAGAGTCTACGATGATTTTGTAGATCCAGAGACCCAGAAACGGTACAACATTATGGAATATATCCCCGGTACCGATTTGCAGAAGTTAACGCCATCTCTTTCTGaagaccagaagaagaaagtcagCAAGCGTATCAGGGAGGCACTTGATGAACTGCGACGTATTCCTTCCCAGGGGTACCTTGGGAACTTGAACCGAACAGCTTACTACGAGGGCATTCTCTCTACCCCCCTTGATCGTGATCCGAGCATATCTGGTCCTTTTGACAACGAGGAACAGTTCAACCAGGGTATCTTGAAATGTctagggaggagggagtcgCGGCATTATGTCCGCTTGCTTGATGGAGCGATACAACGTACACTCAAAGGACACAGGATTGTCTTCACCCTTGCGGATCTTCAGCCGAAGAACATCATGGTTGAGGAACAGAAAGGAGTGTGTGAAGATGAGAGTCCGGATTATTAG
- a CDS encoding uncharacterized protein (COG:S;~EggNog:ENOG410PJ8E), with protein sequence MAYNAVSQADHEVASNATDSDHSRSPSPDSQHNGHFQQLPLDADHIGAGSYLQPAKSNEDSGVKSLGSMIRSMTSTSYDMVEEDDYELPADPSADQSSNSPRYVPPLKTVPQTSSTTTTAATDAHTPEPALRTPVTDQPVPLSHPTPDLQSLQGAYINNVERLERSAERMSLSSNIGDEIRRMDQEQKRRSSSASNSTHASNYDGLKTSLSSRHGSIQSSRLAQVAEHAPARFYGDSATRVPAMPYLPPPPPPAVHTEHDFVQQDYYDQELGEELERTYTAASTDTYQQARVLFNDFDGVHYVPNESNLGRRVSLTRPPLASRSEAYKEPQAGENMVYYPAPVPRMLNLPPRLSQKSDQPRGKRRSQLLGVLAAKNRKSTQVVAGQDQGDGGESSNHNQPTSVPPQLRASMFFEQPARAVDVEVTQASAVATLDNILDASTTAPVSAFTGQLDPKGFSQASRKLSSRDLTEQRKSLNSTSMLGLGHRLSDPDLKDVPLGSGHLHKQTEGEAADVHEGTSLRDDNQDGLGGPDAPEADGEEHNHEEPDADFTGPPNTLLAELEYRKSELKQRLRSAPETTALHSTLLQLEAVAQKQSEHRRQRPVTLAWEAPDAHPQEVDDDDDVPLGMLFPEKANAVSEVRPLGLMERRELEESEPLSRRRARLRGEPAPRSPERRPVTMYSTGAPDDQPQEDSGDEGETLAQRLKRLKEKDQPSAPADSDFANEILAEIKQVGDAEETTQEKETPPEDETLAQRRARLQKEAEAEARQNSTLKIPRYRRSMADILHARRPTTVGRQSTMGTAAPQPMPQRTLDHRMSLQQFPPNYGPMAGAGYPQYQGPAGTVPYGPGMVHPNTFYSDALLGMNHLSYAVPPKTKMVRPVNEPGQREIIDRWRQSIV encoded by the coding sequence ATGGCCTACAACGCCGTTTCTCAGGCCGACCACGAGGTGGCTTCCAACGCGACCGATTCGGACCATTCCCGCAGTCCGTCGCCGGACTCTCAGCACAATGGTCACTTCCAGCAGTTGCCGCTGGACGCCGACCACATTGGGGCCGGCTCATACCTGCAACCCGCCAAGTCGAATGAAGACTCGGGCGTCAAGAGCTTGGGCTCTATGATCCGATCGATGACCTCAACCAGCTATGatatggtggaggaagatgactaTGAACTGCCTGCCGATCCCTCTGCGGACCAGAGTTCCAATAGTCCCCGTTACGTCCCTCCGCTAAAGACAGTCCCTCAGACTAGTTCTACGACTACCACCGCCGCTACCGATGCCCACACCCCTGAACCGGCCCTCCGGACTCCAGTCACCGATCAGCCGGTTCCCCTCAGTCATCCGACGCCTGACCTTCAATCGCTGCAAGGAGCCTACATCAATAATGTAGAGCGGCTTGAAAGGAGCGCGGAACGCATGAGCCTGAGTTCCAATATCGGAGACGAGATTCGCAGAATGGATCAGGAACAGAAGCGACGCTCTAGTTCGGCCTCCAACTCCACTCACGCCAGCAATTACGACGGCCTCAAAACAAGTCTGTCGTCTCGCCACGGCTCCATACAGTCCTCTCGTTTGGCACAGGTTGCAGAACACGCCCCTGCGCGATTCTACGGCGATTCGGCCACTCGAGTTCCCGCGATGCCttaccttcctcctcccccgccgccggCTGTGCACACCGAGCACGACTTTGTTCAGCAGGATTACTACGACCAGGAGCTTGGGGAAGAGCTGGAACGGACATACACAGCTGCTTCCACCGATACGTATCAACAGGCTAGGGTCCTGTTCAACGACTTTGATGGCGTGCATTATGTTCCGAATGAGAGTAATCTGGGCCGACGAGTGTCGCTGACGCGACCTCCCTTGGCAAGCAGATCCGAGGCATATAAGGAGCCGCAGGCAGGCGAGAATATGGTTTACTACCCTGCTCCTGTGCCAAGGATGTTGAATCTACCACCTCGTTTGTCGCAGAAGAGTGATCAGCCACGAGGCAAACGTCGTTCACAGCTTTTAGGTGTGCTCGCTGCCAAAAATCGCAAGTCCACCCAGGTAGTCGCTGGTCAAGATCAAGGCGATGGTGGCGAGTCAAGTAACCACAACCAGCCGACAAGCGTACCTCCACAACTGCGCGCGAGTATGTTTTTCGAACAACCAGCTAGAGCCGTTGATGTAGAGGTCACTCAGGCTTCTGCAGTGGCGACGCTGGACAACATTCTTGATGCTTCTACAACTGCACCTGTCAGTGCGTTCACGGGGCAATTGGACCCTAAAGGATTCAGTCAAGCAAGCCGCAAACTATCTTCGAGGGATTTGACCGAGCAGCGAAAGTCGCTGAACTCCACAAGTATGCTTGGGCTTGGCCATCGCTTGTCTGATCCGGATCTCAAAGATGTGCCTCTTGGATCCGGTCACTTacacaaacaaacagaagGCGAGGCTGCAGATGTCCATGAAGGCACATCTTTACGGGATGATAATCAAGACGGGCTTGGCGGTCCTGATGCGCCCGAGGCCGATGGGGAAGAGCACAATCATGAAGAGCCTGACGCTGACTTCACCGGGCCCCCTAACACGCTGCTGGCCGAGCTTGAATACCGAAAGAGCGAGTTGAAACAACGACTGCGATCGGCCCCCGAAACTACGGCGTTACACTCgactcttctccaactcgaAGCGGTTGCGCAGAAGCAGAGCGAACATCGACGTCAAAGACCAGTGACCTTGGCATGGGAAGCCCCAGATGCCCATCCCCAAGAagttgacgatgacgatgatgtgcCCCTGGGCATGCTGTTTCCCGAAAAGGCGAATGCGGTCAGTGAGGTGCGTCCGTTGGGATTGATGGAAAGACGGGAGCTGGAAGAGTCCGAGCCTCTCAGTAGGCGTCGTGCCAGGCTCCGCGGTGAGCCTGCCCCGCGCAGCCCTGAGAGGCGCCCGGTCACCATGTATTCTACGGGCGCACCAGACGATCAGCCGCAAGAAGATAGTGGTGACGAAGGCGAGACTCTAGCCCAACGCTTGAAACGGCTCAAAGAGAAAGACCAGCCTAGTGCACCCGCCGATAGTGATTTTGCAAACGAGATTCTGGCGGAGATCAAACAGGTGGGAGACGCTGAAGAAACCACCCAAGAGAAGGAAACGCCACCGGAGGATGAAACTCTGGCCCAACGTCGAGCTCGCCTGCAGaaggaggctgaggctgaggcccGACAGAATTCCACATTGAAGATCCCCCGGTACCGAAGAAGCATGGCAGACATCCTCCACGCTCGACGTCCCACCACTGTTGGACGGCAGTCGACAATGGGCACTGCAGCGCCTCAGCCGATGCCTCAGCGTACACTGGACCATCGAATGTCTCTCCAACAGTTTCCACCGAATTATGGGCCGATGGCGGGTGCTGGGTATCCCCAATACCAGGGGCCCGCCGGCACAGTGCCATATGGCCCCGGAATGGTGCATCCCAATACCTTTTACAGTGATGCGTTACTAGGGATGAACCATCTCAGCTATGCTGTGCCGCCTAAAACGAAGATGGTCCGACCGGTCAATGAACCGGGGCAGCGGGAGATTATCGACCGCTGGCGACAGAGTATCGTCTGA
- a CDS encoding uncharacterized protein (COG:S;~EggNog:ENOG410PHUE) translates to MPPSTVFAYWRREHRRSSASPVSPSLQPTSKAPVTSNPPQLPGLSNTRPNPTALGTSSVESSSPQVPNNPHEDYYDAFKKTIAVSVAPANAPGSSSANLAIPSSSSDNHARPISSSDEQDVTITTSQSNYSQSSIAPPRSDQGDGDSPKPSSPFRLSLGKNLLNSHNLTSDHHNKRSSTPVLSSSGHFRFRTSSPDISPGDRMASSHKDKDKEHKYEGAGNRRSADRDGPLEQSHHKSGRTRLHLLNPMSLLARRRSSNLASLRTEDTRVGARNIVPAIPDDYDPRIRGNIVHDFSAPRPRRNLSTAPVLMHDVNNQSSPADVIYNGNGNSAHGADQSAPGEQRKRHTQYSPVFKEHFEDDQKVLQVESKAYLQSSLLTAQSNNENDPHTLPVFARKLPSKIPEQDVSPDVPSDQTTLKQDSQHSPPSNVGATTQEDTDTIEVIPHQPSGLPKHLKSNASRFSFDMNGVESSTQEKLLEEKHKEKEAARRAKARMEGASFSDGEDDFDEDLLDDMDDLEEKIPGVNVDADEDDDFSGFSGPGNALNKPWLAPELSPIIASPLPTGITFSQNIQEPAQGPLAGTSAPLPVSDSVVSDDVTDVTTNMQALSVATNTSNNAAQVAMSSHPPAPQPIEDDDDLYFDDGEFGDLSTEDMGEKFDESIFDDETSHLYERKPVVQQPVPAPAPPPDNEAGSANPLDGTAEHDEFTPEPDYDGGLRHVPSMASDYRKGSIRVYGQTRESLANLGSAKAHGGVLSEHNLEAFHNALAKAASEAAASDRFGRETSVSERSLGQESTAQTMDTPSGLISDDSRLSQTVDMAAFEEVFEDFNYDDNDDALFDDPIIAAANAEALENDDEGFYGQEFGFYAQAHGGCNGELTNGGYFGPRGVEGVSRSFSSRGKFREPSLTPITERSEWSTRNSVISLTAHGAAHSNPIASPGLAQLVDLGAMDDEMSLSALMKLRRGAWGGSNGSLRSSSGSPPLLHSTSNRASFISDASPTIYTAPPDAFCGSATESPIRESDRFRWSLNNTEQRVGQSAGGEKEP, encoded by the coding sequence ATGCCACCCTCCACCGTTTTCGCCTACTGGCGTCGCGAACATCGCCGATCGAGCGCTTCCCCCGTCTCGCCCTCCTTACAGCCCACCTCCAAAGCACCGGTCACCAGCAACCCTCCTCAACTACCGGGGTTGTCTAACACACGGCCAAATCCCACTGCGCTTGGGACATCTTCGGTGGAGAGCTCGAGTCCGCAGGTCCCGAACAACCCCCATGAGGACTACTATGATGCATTTAAAAAAACCATCGCCGTATCCGTCGCCCCGGCCAATGCGCCAGGCTCCTCTTCAGCAAACCTCGcaattccctcctcttcctcagacAACCACGCCCGACCTATCTCAAGCTCCGACGAGCAAGATGTTACCATCACCACGTCGCAGTCGAACTACTCCCAATCGTCCATTGCCCCGCCGCGTTCAGATCAGGGCGACGGCGACTCTCCCAAACCAAGCTCCCCGTTTCGACTGTCCTTGGGCAAAAACCTCCTGAACTCCCATAACCTGACGTCTGATCACCATAACAAACGCTCATCGACTCCGGTGTTGTCATCTTCCGGTCATTTCCGATTCAGAACCTCCTCCCCTGACATCTCCCCGGGCGACCGGATGGCTTCATCAcacaaggacaaggacaaggaacaCAAGTATGAAGGTGCGGGCAATCGCCGTTCCGCAGACCGGGACGGTCCGTTGGAACAGTCCCATCATAAATCGGGAAGGACTCGGCTTCACCTGCTCAACCCTATGTCTCTGTTGGCCAGAAGGCGTTCTTCCAACCTAGCCAGTCTGCGGACAGAAGACACTAGAGTCGGGGCTCGCAATATAGTCCCGGCCATACCGGACGACTATGATCCTAGAATACGCGGCAACATTGTACACGACTTCTCTGCGCCTCGTCCGCGTCGGAACTTGTCAACGGCACCCGTTCTTATGCATGACGTGAACAACCAGTCGAGTCCGGCAGATGTAATTTACAATGGAAATGGGAACTCGGCGCACGGCGCTGACCAGAGTGCCCCAGGCGAGCAACGGAAGAGACACACACAGTACTCTCCTGTTTTCAAAGAACACTTTGAGGATGATCAGAAGGTGCTGCAAGTCGAGAGCAAGGCGTATCTGCAGTCATCGTTACTGACAGCGCAATCCAATAATGAAAATGATCCACACACACTTCCTGTATTTGCACGAAAGTTGCCGTCAAAGATACCGGAGCAGGATGTGTCGCCTGACGTGCCAAGCGACCAGACGACACTGAAGCAAGACAGCCAACATAGTCCACCTAGTAATGTCGGAGCAACAACACAAGAAGACACCGACACGATCGAGGTTATACCACATCAGCCATCTGGTTTACCTAAACATCTCAAGAGCAATGCCTCCCGGTTCAGTTTTGATATGAATGGCGTCGAATCTTCCACACAGGAGAAACTCTTAGAAGAGAAGCataaggagaaggaggctgcaAGACGGGCCAAGGCACGCATGGAAGGCGCAAGTTTCAGCGATGGTGAGGACGATTTCGATGAAGATCTGCTCGATGATATGGACgatctggaagagaagataccCGGTGTTAATGTCGACGCtgacgaggacgatgatTTCTCTGGCTTTTCCGGCCCGGGTAATGCCCTCAACAAGCCCTGGCTTGCACCTGAACTCTCACCCATCATTGCTAGTCCGCTTCCAACTGGAATCACATTTTCCCAGAATATACAAGAACCGGCCCAGGGGCCGTTGGCAGGCACCTCTGCTCCTTTACCCGTATCCGATTCCGTTGTCTCTGATGATGTCACGGATGTCACGACCAATATGCAGGCATTATCAGTGGCAACAAATACTTCCAATAATGCAGCTCAGGTTGCCATGAGTtcacatcctccagctccgcaGCCAAtagaagatgacgacgatctCTATTTTGACGACGGCGAGTTTGGTGATCTGTCCACAGAAGACATGGGCGAGAAATTTGACGAGTCCATTTTCGACGATGAGACGAGTCACCTGTATGAGCGGAAGCCAGTGGTGCAGCAACCTGTTCCTGCACCTGCGCCGCCGCCCGACAACGAGGCCGGGAGCGCTAATCCACTGGATGGTACTGCGGAACACGATGAGTTTACGCCAGAGCCAGACTACGATGGCGGACTTAGGCATGTTCCTAGCATGGCAAGCGACTATCGAAAGGGGTCCATTAGAGTCTACGGGCAAACGCGTGAGAGCTTGGCTAATCTGGGGTCTGCAAAGGCTCATGGTGGGGTGCTTTCCGAGCACAACCTCGAAGCTTTCCACAATGCATTGGCCAAAGCCGCCAGTGAAGCGGCTGCAAGTGACAGGTTCGGGCGCGAGACCAGCGTCAGTGAGCGATCGTTGGGCCAAGAGAGCACCGCCCAGACCATGGATACGCCTTCAGGCCTCATTTCCGATGATAGTCGCTTGAGCCAGACCGTGGATATGGCTGCATTTGAAGAAGTTTTCGAAGACTTCAACTACGATGACAACGATGACGCACTGTTCGACGACCCAATCATTGCAGCGGCAAACGCAGAAGCGCTGGAAAACGACGATGAGGGATTTTATGGTCAAGAATTTGGATTCTACGCACAAGCACATGGGGGCTGCAACGGTGAGCTCACCAACGGAGGCTACTTTGGTCCACGAGGTGTCGAGGGCGTCAGTCGTAGCTTCAGTAGTCGGGGCAAATTTCGAGAGCCAAGTTTGACCCCTATCACGGAACGCAGTGAATGGAGCACGCGGAACTCGGTCATCTCGTTGACAGCTCACGGTGCCGCCCATTCCAACCCTATCGCCAGCCCAGGCTTGGCTCAGCTGGTTGACCTTGGCGCTATGGACGACGAGATGTCTCTGAGCGCTTTGATGAAGCTCCGACGGGGTGCTTGGGGCGGAAGCAACGGCAGTCTACGGAGCAGCAGTGGCAGTCCCCCACTTCTACACTCGACGTCGAACCGGGCGAGCTTCATCTCCGATGCCAGCCCCACGATATATACAGCACCTCCTGATGCGTTTTGCGGGAGTGCGACTGAGTCTCCCATCCGGGAGTCTGACAGGTTTAGGTGGTCGCTGAACAATACGGAGCAGCGTGTGGGACAGTCAGCAGGAGGCGAGAAAGAGCCTTAG